In Holophagales bacterium, one DNA window encodes the following:
- a CDS encoding DUF1156 domain-containing protein → MLNRKKLIEVALPLEAINAASAREKSIRHGHPSTLHLWWARRPLAAARAVIFAQMVDDPSEYVDVLLSEPGTRRKAETELRKRRKVWEATKAKAEEAASPEPTLAECAADLERQRLFEIIEKLVLWENTTNEAVLQAARDEIWQSWRRTCAENADHPRAKELFDRNELPAFHDPFAGGGALPLEAQRLGLESYASDLNPVAVLINKAMIEIPPKFAGRPPVNPEWTSKSPEEKALRTWKGAEGLAEDVRYYGQWMRDEAEKRIGHLYPKIEVTAEMAKERPDLKPYVGKGLTVIAWIWARTVKSPNPAFAQVDVPLASTFMLSTKAGKEAYVEPVIGSGGYRFTVKVGASKDAEEAKNGTKLSRGSNFRCLMSGAPIAGDYLMAEGKAGRLGARLMAIVAEGGRERVYLSPTLEHEAAALEAQPEWRPDVDFFQQALGFRVGNYGMRKWSDLFTSRQLTVLTTFSGLVHEARERVQRDALVASPSDEGRGLDAGGFGAAVYADAVAVYLAFGVSKTSNRSNSLATWMPSVQCPGHLFRRHAIPMSWDFSEANSLNGPSGSFWSMVDDTARALDFMSASGARGAAAQADAAVQTNSVGKVISIDPPYYDNVGYADLSDFFYVWLRTSLKPVFSDLFATVVVPKAAELVATPDRHGGKHKAEEFFLNGMTQVMHRLAEQAHPAFPVTIYYAFKQSEGDGTEGTASTGWEVFLAAGIRAGFAINGTWPVRTERENRTRNQESNALASSIILVCRPRSGSAPTATRREFVTALKAELPVALAHLQRGNIAPVDLAQAAIGPGMAVYTRYAKVLDAEGKALSVREALALINQTLDEALAEQEGDFDADTRWALTWFEQSGFDEGEYGVAEQLSKSKNTSVGGMEDAGILKSKGGKVRLLRPAELPADWDPEKDSRRTAWEAVHHLVRVLESGGEGAAAELQKKLGAQAEVARELAYRLYTLCERKKRAAEALSYNALVQSWPEVVRLAQQEPTGVGQTSLFEQE, encoded by the coding sequence ATGTTGAATCGCAAGAAGCTCATCGAAGTCGCCCTCCCCCTCGAGGCCATCAACGCGGCCTCGGCGCGGGAGAAGTCGATCCGCCACGGCCATCCGTCGACGTTGCACCTCTGGTGGGCCCGCCGGCCGCTGGCAGCGGCGCGGGCGGTGATCTTTGCGCAGATGGTGGACGATCCGTCGGAGTACGTCGACGTGCTGCTCTCGGAGCCGGGGACGCGGCGGAAGGCCGAGACTGAGTTGCGCAAGCGACGGAAAGTCTGGGAGGCGACGAAGGCGAAGGCTGAGGAGGCCGCATCGCCCGAGCCGACGCTCGCCGAATGCGCGGCGGATCTCGAGAGGCAGCGCCTCTTCGAGATCATCGAGAAGCTGGTCCTCTGGGAGAACACCACCAACGAGGCCGTTCTCCAGGCCGCTCGCGACGAGATCTGGCAGAGCTGGCGGCGGACCTGTGCCGAGAACGCGGACCATCCGCGGGCCAAGGAGCTGTTCGACCGCAACGAGCTGCCCGCCTTCCACGACCCCTTCGCAGGCGGTGGCGCATTGCCGCTCGAGGCGCAGCGGCTCGGGCTGGAGAGCTACGCGAGTGATCTGAACCCTGTCGCCGTTCTGATCAACAAGGCGATGATCGAGATCCCGCCGAAGTTCGCGGGCAGGCCGCCGGTCAACCCGGAGTGGACGAGCAAGAGCCCCGAGGAGAAGGCGCTTCGCACCTGGAAGGGGGCCGAGGGCCTCGCCGAGGACGTGCGCTACTACGGCCAGTGGATGCGCGACGAGGCCGAGAAGCGCATCGGCCACCTCTACCCGAAGATCGAGGTCACGGCCGAGATGGCGAAGGAGCGGCCCGACCTGAAGCCGTACGTCGGCAAGGGGCTCACCGTCATCGCCTGGATCTGGGCGCGCACGGTGAAGAGCCCGAATCCGGCCTTCGCGCAGGTGGACGTGCCGCTCGCCTCGACCTTCATGCTCTCCACCAAGGCGGGCAAGGAGGCGTACGTCGAGCCGGTGATCGGGAGCGGTGGCTATCGGTTCACGGTGAAGGTGGGGGCGTCGAAGGACGCGGAGGAGGCGAAGAACGGCACGAAGCTTTCGCGCGGTTCGAATTTCCGTTGCCTGATGTCTGGCGCGCCGATCGCGGGCGACTACCTCATGGCCGAGGGCAAGGCCGGGCGGTTGGGTGCGCGGCTGATGGCAATCGTGGCCGAAGGTGGCCGTGAGCGGGTCTATCTCTCTCCGACACTGGAGCACGAGGCGGCGGCGCTCGAGGCGCAGCCGGAGTGGAGGCCGGACGTCGACTTCTTCCAGCAGGCGCTCGGCTTTCGCGTCGGCAACTATGGAATGAGGAAGTGGAGCGACCTATTCACATCCCGCCAACTCACAGTTCTGACGACCTTCTCCGGCCTGGTGCATGAAGCGCGCGAGCGGGTGCAGCGCGACGCGCTCGTCGCCAGCCCATCCGACGAAGGCCGCGGCCTGGACGCCGGTGGCTTCGGCGCCGCCGTCTACGCGGACGCAGTAGCGGTATATCTCGCATTCGGAGTGTCGAAGACATCGAATCGATCAAATAGTCTGGCTACGTGGATGCCTTCGGTGCAGTGCCCCGGACACCTCTTCCGGCGCCATGCAATTCCGATGAGCTGGGACTTCTCCGAAGCCAATTCGCTGAATGGACCAAGTGGCTCATTCTGGAGCATGGTAGATGACACGGCTAGAGCACTGGACTTCATGTCCGCTTCGGGCGCACGCGGCGCTGCCGCTCAAGCGGATGCGGCGGTACAGACAAACTCAGTAGGGAAAGTGATCTCGATAGATCCCCCCTACTACGACAATGTTGGGTACGCCGACTTGTCGGACTTCTTCTATGTCTGGCTTCGCACCTCGCTGAAGCCGGTCTTCTCTGATCTCTTCGCCACGGTCGTCGTGCCAAAGGCCGCGGAGCTCGTTGCCACACCTGACAGGCACGGGGGCAAGCACAAGGCCGAGGAGTTCTTCCTGAACGGCATGACGCAAGTAATGCATCGCCTCGCCGAGCAGGCGCACCCGGCCTTCCCGGTCACGATCTACTATGCGTTCAAGCAGTCCGAGGGCGACGGAACTGAGGGAACTGCAAGCACGGGGTGGGAGGTCTTCCTCGCTGCGGGAATACGCGCCGGATTCGCCATCAACGGTACCTGGCCGGTGCGCACTGAACGCGAGAACCGAACACGAAATCAAGAGAGCAACGCCCTCGCTTCAAGCATCATCCTCGTCTGCCGCCCGCGCTCCGGATCCGCACCCACTGCCACGCGCCGCGAGTTCGTCACCGCGCTCAAGGCAGAGCTGCCAGTAGCGCTCGCCCACCTCCAGCGCGGCAACATCGCGCCAGTGGACCTGGCGCAGGCTGCCATCGGCCCGGGTATGGCGGTTTACACCCGCTACGCCAAGGTGCTCGACGCCGAGGGGAAGGCGCTCAGCGTGCGCGAGGCGCTCGCGCTCATCAATCAGACCCTCGACGAGGCGCTGGCCGAGCAGGAGGGGGACTTCGACGCCGACACCCGCTGGGCGCTGACCTGGTTCGAGCAGTCGGGCTTCGACGAGGGCGAGTACGGCGTGGCCGAACAGCTCTCCAAGTCCAAGAACACGAGCGTCGGCGGCATGGAGGATGCGGGCATCCTGAAGTCCAAGGGTGGCAAGGTCCGCCTGCTGCGCCCCGCCGAGCTCCCCGCCGACTGGGACCCGGAGAAGGACAGTCGCCGCACCGCGTGGGAGGCCGTCCACCATCTCGTTCGCGTCCTCGAGTCCGGAGGAGAAGGTGCCGCGGCCGAGCTGCAGAAGAAGCTCGGAGCCCAGGCCGAAGTCGCCCGCGAGCTCGCTTACCGCCTTTACACCCTCTGCGAGCGCAAGAAGCGGGCGGCGGAGGCGCTCTCGTACAATGCGCTTGTCCAGAGCTGGCCGGAGGTCGTCCGACTTGCCCAGCAGGAGCCCACAGGCGTGGGGCAGACGTCGTTGTTTGAGCAGGAGTAG
- a CDS encoding AAA family ATPase — MQIESIEIRNYRVFREAVLDRLPRLSVLVGVNGSGKSTLFDVFSFLKDALTHNVAVAVGKRGGFAELVSRGEKGPISVVIRFRETGGRLATYQLEVGLQDGLPIVEREVLKFRRGQRGKPWHFVDFSRGRGSAITNEAMYGRPGAKEERKEHVLDEPTLLAIKGLGQFKEFRVVAEFRNLIENWLISDFHIAEARPSAEQGYSEHLSTRGDNVAQVAQFLFEHHRERFDKILDAMKRRVPGIEKVEAKPTEDGRLVLRFQDGSFKDPFIARYVSDGTIKMFAYLVLLHDPKPFPLLAVEEPENQLYPELLPELAEEFRAYADRGGQVFVSTHSPDFLNGLDLSEVYWLEKRDGFSTIRRASESETLRELQREGDLPGALWKQGLFAGAWAR, encoded by the coding sequence ATGCAGATCGAGAGCATCGAGATTCGCAACTACCGCGTCTTTCGGGAAGCGGTTCTGGATCGACTTCCACGGCTTTCCGTGCTCGTCGGAGTCAACGGCTCGGGCAAGAGCACGCTCTTCGACGTCTTCTCGTTCCTCAAGGACGCCCTCACCCACAATGTTGCCGTTGCCGTGGGCAAGCGTGGAGGCTTCGCCGAGCTCGTCAGCCGGGGAGAGAAGGGACCGATCTCCGTGGTGATCCGGTTTCGTGAGACCGGAGGGCGATTGGCGACCTACCAGCTCGAAGTCGGGCTTCAGGACGGGCTACCGATCGTCGAGCGGGAGGTTCTCAAGTTTCGCCGGGGGCAGCGCGGCAAGCCGTGGCACTTCGTCGATTTCTCTCGCGGGCGTGGCAGCGCCATCACCAACGAGGCCATGTACGGTCGCCCCGGTGCCAAAGAGGAGCGCAAAGAGCACGTGCTCGACGAACCGACTCTGCTCGCCATCAAGGGACTTGGTCAGTTCAAGGAGTTCCGGGTGGTGGCCGAGTTCCGCAACCTGATCGAGAACTGGCTGATCTCCGACTTTCACATCGCGGAAGCGCGGCCGAGCGCCGAGCAGGGCTACTCGGAGCACCTGTCCACCCGCGGCGACAACGTGGCGCAGGTTGCGCAGTTCCTCTTCGAACATCACCGGGAACGCTTCGACAAGATCCTGGATGCGATGAAGCGCCGCGTGCCAGGAATCGAGAAGGTCGAGGCCAAGCCGACCGAGGATGGTCGCCTAGTCCTTCGCTTCCAGGATGGCTCGTTCAAGGACCCGTTCATCGCACGTTACGTGTCGGACGGTACGATCAAGATGTTCGCCTATCTCGTGCTTCTCCACGACCCCAAGCCGTTCCCGCTACTGGCGGTCGAAGAGCCCGAGAATCAGCTCTACCCGGAGCTCCTCCCGGAGCTTGCCGAAGAGTTCCGCGCCTACGCGGATCGCGGTGGCCAGGTGTTCGTCTCGACGCACTCACCGGACTTCCTGAATGGTCTTGACCTGTCCGAGGTCTACTGGCTCGAGAAGCGGGACGGATTCTCGACGATTCGGCGCGCCTCCGAAAGCGAGACACTGAGAGAGCTCCAGAGGGAAGGAGACCTTCCGGGGGCGCTCTGGAAGCAAGGGCTCTTCGCCGGAGCGTGGGCGCGGTGA